The following proteins are encoded in a genomic region of Streptococcus sp. 29892:
- a CDS encoding ZIP family metal transporter produces MAWFTEQSVVLQALLGGLFTWFCTILGSAIVFFFKTVSRRLLDTMLGFAAGVMIAASFWSLLAPSIEYAEASYGSLAWIPAAVGFAVGGIFLRLVDAWVPHLHLGRDKEQAEGGDEKNRKNLSKTALLFLAITIHNIPEGLAVGVTFGALASNYSPAAFVGALGLAVGIGLQNIPEGAALAIPIRTDGASRWKAFYWGSMSAIVEPIAALLGAVAVTYMTPILPYALSFAAGAMIFVVVEELIPESQTNGNTDIATLGLMAGFIIMMVLEVALG; encoded by the coding sequence ATGGCTTGGTTTACAGAACAGTCTGTGGTGTTACAGGCTTTGCTTGGTGGTTTATTTACATGGTTTTGTACCATTCTTGGTTCAGCCATAGTATTTTTCTTTAAGACGGTTAGTCGGCGCTTGCTGGATACCATGCTTGGTTTTGCAGCAGGTGTCATGATCGCGGCTTCATTCTGGTCCTTACTGGCTCCCTCTATTGAATATGCGGAGGCCTCCTATGGCAGTCTAGCCTGGATTCCTGCGGCAGTTGGCTTTGCTGTTGGCGGTATTTTCTTGCGCTTGGTCGATGCTTGGGTTCCTCATTTGCACTTGGGGCGTGACAAAGAGCAGGCAGAAGGTGGAGATGAGAAGAACAGAAAAAATCTGTCTAAGACAGCTTTGCTATTTTTAGCCATCACCATCCATAATATTCCAGAAGGCTTGGCAGTTGGTGTGACCTTTGGCGCCTTGGCTTCTAATTACAGTCCAGCTGCCTTTGTAGGTGCTTTAGGACTTGCTGTCGGTATTGGTTTGCAAAACATTCCAGAAGGTGCAGCCTTGGCCATTCCTATTCGGACGGATGGTGCCTCACGTTGGAAAGCCTTTTATTGGGGCTCCATGTCCGCCATTGTTGAGCCGATTGCAGCTCTGCTTGGTGCGGTAGCCGTGACCTATATGACACCTATTTTGCCCTATGCCCTTTCATTTGCTGCGGGGGCTATGATTTTCGTTGTAGTGGAAGAGTTGATACCTGAATCACAAACAAACGGCAATACAGATATTGCAACACTTGGGCTCATGGCAGGCTTTATCATTATGATGGTCTTGGAGGTGGCACTCGGTTAA
- a CDS encoding Nif3-like dinuclear metal center hexameric protein, whose protein sequence is MLASKVIERYQAFCPPSLAMEGDVKGLQIGTLKKDIRRVMVALDIRETTVAEAIDKQVDLIIVKHAPIFRPIKDLVADNLQTKIYLDLVKHDIAVYVSHTDIDVVDGGLNDWFCELLDIQDTTYLIETAEGQGLGRVGTIAEQTLEELALKVKDVFGLDAVRLVTYGHQAQQYVSRVAICGGSGGSYYHEALAKGADVYITGDIYYHTGQDMLTQGLLAIDPGHHIEALFIKKIADLLETWKAEEGWDVEILPSTVSTNPFRHL, encoded by the coding sequence ATGTTAGCAAGTAAAGTGATCGAGCGTTATCAGGCTTTTTGTCCGCCATCTCTGGCTATGGAGGGCGATGTGAAAGGGCTGCAAATCGGTACGCTCAAGAAGGACATTCGTCGGGTCATGGTGGCTCTGGATATCCGTGAAACGACGGTGGCGGAGGCTATTGACAAGCAGGTGGACTTGATTATCGTTAAGCATGCTCCGATTTTCCGTCCGATCAAGGATTTGGTGGCGGACAATCTTCAGACCAAGATCTATCTGGATCTGGTTAAGCACGATATTGCGGTCTATGTTAGCCATACAGATATAGATGTGGTGGATGGCGGTCTCAACGACTGGTTCTGTGAGCTTCTGGACATTCAGGACACCACTTATCTGATTGAAACGGCCGAGGGGCAGGGGCTTGGTCGTGTGGGGACAATAGCAGAGCAGACCTTGGAGGAGTTGGCCTTGAAAGTTAAGGACGTTTTTGGTCTAGATGCTGTCCGTCTGGTGACTTATGGTCATCAAGCTCAGCAGTATGTCAGCCGTGTGGCCATCTGTGGTGGTAGTGGCGGCTCTTACTACCATGAGGCTCTTGCCAAGGGGGCAGATGTTTACATCACAGGCGATATTTACTACCATACGGGTCAGGATATGCTCACCCAGGGTTTGCTGGCCATTGATCCTGGTCATCATATTGAAGCCTTGTTTATCAAGAAAATTGCAGATTTACTGGAAACTTGGAAGGCAGAAGAAGGTTGGGACGTGGAAATCCTTCCATCGACCGTATCAACCAACCCATTCAGACACCTGTAA
- a CDS encoding tRNA (adenine(22)-N(1))-methyltransferase, whose protein sequence is METRLSKRLATVADYVPQGARLADVGSDHAYLPLFLVEQDRIEFAVAGEVVQGPYQSALQNVEQAGQSDKISVRLANGLAAVEQVDRISTVTIAGMGGRLIADILEAGKDKLVSVERLILQPNNREDDVRRWLVAHDFQIIAEEILEENDKIYEILVAEKGKSDLTADQLRFGPCLLIDQSATFQKKWLKELDKLAYALEQVPLERQSDRSAISQKIQQIQEVLHVSK, encoded by the coding sequence ATGGAAACAAGATTATCAAAAAGACTGGCAACAGTCGCAGACTATGTGCCCCAAGGGGCTCGACTAGCAGATGTAGGGAGTGACCATGCTTATCTCCCTCTTTTTTTGGTGGAACAGGACAGAATTGAATTTGCGGTCGCTGGTGAGGTGGTTCAAGGTCCCTACCAGTCAGCTCTTCAAAATGTTGAGCAGGCAGGGCAGTCAGACAAGATTTCAGTTCGCCTCGCAAATGGTTTGGCAGCAGTGGAGCAGGTTGATCGAATTAGCACCGTGACCATTGCGGGAATGGGAGGTCGTCTGATTGCGGATATTCTTGAAGCTGGAAAAGATAAACTTGTGTCTGTAGAACGTCTGATTTTACAGCCCAATAATCGTGAAGACGATGTCCGTCGTTGGTTAGTCGCCCATGATTTTCAGATTATTGCAGAGGAAATCTTGGAAGAAAATGACAAGATTTATGAAATCTTGGTGGCGGAGAAAGGCAAGTCAGATTTAACTGCTGACCAGTTGCGGTTTGGCCCTTGTTTGCTGATAGACCAGTCTGCAACCTTCCAGAAGAAGTGGCTCAAGGAGCTGGACAAGTTGGCCTACGCCTTGGAACAAGTGCCCCTTGAACGCCAATCTGACCGCTCTGCCATTTCCCAAAAAATCCAACAAATTCAGGAGGTGCTTCATGTTAGCAAGTAA
- a CDS encoding DnaD domain-containing protein, whose translation MNYSQQFRQGQLVLPAAILFHYQELFPSADDFLVWQFFFYQNTSPLEALAPSEIAQAIGRTVAQVNQSIENLQEAGLLDFKTISIAGEIEMIFDAFPALEKLDELLAPKEAEQFLPAENDLKTMVGEFERALGRLLSPYEIEDLQKTIEDDKTSVDLVRAALKEAVFNNKTNWKYIQAILRNWRREGITSVAQVEAKNAEREGQQAKNVTVSSDFLDAMWMWKD comes from the coding sequence ATGAACTATTCACAGCAATTTCGGCAGGGACAACTGGTCCTTCCTGCAGCGATTTTATTTCATTATCAGGAGCTTTTTCCATCAGCAGATGATTTTTTGGTCTGGCAATTTTTCTTTTATCAAAATACATCACCGCTAGAAGCCTTGGCTCCTAGTGAGATTGCTCAGGCAATCGGCAGGACTGTTGCCCAGGTCAACCAGTCTATTGAAAATTTGCAAGAAGCTGGCCTATTGGACTTTAAGACCATCAGCATTGCTGGTGAAATTGAAATGATTTTCGATGCCTTTCCGGCCTTAGAAAAGTTAGATGAGTTATTAGCTCCTAAAGAAGCAGAACAATTCCTTCCAGCTGAAAATGACTTGAAAACCATGGTCGGTGAATTTGAACGGGCGTTGGGGCGCCTCTTGTCGCCTTATGAAATTGAGGATTTGCAGAAGACAATCGAAGATGATAAGACTTCTGTTGACTTGGTTCGGGCCGCCTTAAAAGAAGCTGTTTTTAACAATAAAACCAATTGGAAATACATCCAGGCTATTTTGCGCAACTGGCGTCGGGAGGGCATCACAAGTGTCGCTCAGGTAGAAGCTAAAAATGCAGAAAGAGAAGGCCAACAAGCTAAAAATGTGACAGTTTCAAGTGACTTTTTGGATGCCATGTGGATGTGGAAAGATTAA